In Pirellulales bacterium, a genomic segment contains:
- a CDS encoding glycosyltransferase family 4 protein, with protein sequence MNHFPLRGSGTGTYTHDLATALVEAGHEVECLIVDRQERAEQPFHVERVTCRAGDARADLPFDFPCFTAHPESSVNFRDLTDGQLSAYRDALRHRLDLVVDRFNPHIIHGQHIWIQGHLALETGVPYVLTAQGTDLMGYRDEPRCRALAEQAAENAGRIMAASEFIRRQVLETFELAADRVETVYSAIDTRPYLEAPLERAEALRRFGLPADCRHLVLFAGKLVPFKGVDTLLNAAAIYEMDPARIHTVIAGDGVQRAELEAQAQRLRLKRVHFLGDLDRASCAALYHLADVVAMPSRGEPLGLVALEAMAAATPVVATDAGGLAEIITREVGGLAPVDDHELLAELLLEAVCLDWKAKKGPAARRHVLARHGFQAWAARIEAVYRQVLRERFGGDCWERA encoded by the coding sequence ATGAACCATTTCCCGTTGCGCGGATCAGGGACGGGCACCTACACGCATGACCTGGCCACCGCGCTGGTCGAGGCAGGGCACGAAGTCGAGTGTTTGATCGTCGACCGTCAGGAGCGCGCCGAGCAACCGTTTCATGTCGAACGGGTCACCTGCCGAGCCGGCGACGCGCGCGCCGATCTGCCGTTCGACTTTCCTTGCTTCACCGCGCATCCGGAGAGTAGCGTCAATTTTCGCGATCTGACCGATGGCCAGCTTTCCGCCTATCGCGATGCGTTGCGGCATCGACTCGACTTGGTGGTTGACCGCTTCAATCCACATATCATCCACGGCCAACATATCTGGATTCAGGGACACTTGGCGCTTGAGACGGGCGTGCCATATGTCCTCACGGCGCAAGGCACCGATCTGATGGGCTATCGCGACGAGCCGCGTTGCCGCGCGCTGGCCGAACAGGCTGCCGAGAACGCCGGCCGGATCATGGCGGCCAGCGAGTTCATTCGCAGGCAGGTGTTGGAAACGTTTGAACTGGCCGCCGACCGGGTCGAAACGGTGTATAGCGCCATCGACACTCGGCCCTATCTCGAAGCGCCGCTCGAACGGGCCGAGGCGCTGCGGCGCTTTGGCCTGCCAGCCGATTGCCGCCATCTGGTGCTGTTTGCCGGCAAATTAGTGCCGTTCAAGGGAGTCGATACGCTGCTCAACGCAGCCGCCATCTACGAGATGGATCCCGCGCGCATTCACACGGTCATCGCGGGGGATGGCGTCCAGCGCGCGGAGCTAGAGGCGCAAGCACAGCGGTTGCGACTCAAACGCGTTCACTTCCTTGGCGATCTCGATCGCGCGTCTTGCGCCGCGCTCTACCACCTGGCGGATGTCGTCGCCATGCCGTCGCGCGGAGAGCCGTTGGGCTTGGTCGCGCTCGAGGCGATGGCGGCCGCCACACCGGTCGTCGCCACCGACGCGGGCGGACTGGCCGAAATCATCACTCGCGAGGTCGGCGGCTTGGCGCCAGTGGACGATCACGAGCTACTGGCCGAGCTATTGCTCGAAGCGGTCTGCCTCGATTGGAAAGCCAAAAAAGGGCCAGCCGCGCGCCGCCATGTGCTGGCGCGGCATGGCTTTCAAGCCTGGGCCGCGCGGATTGAAGCGGTTTATCGCCAAGTGCTCAGAGAACGCTTTGGTGGCGATTGCTGGGAACGCGCCTGA
- a CDS encoding amino acid permease translates to MTRPAKANAPPPIETLPAVLGFFSALTIVVGEVIGSGVFFKPRIIAQDTGGYVGLILSLWVVCGLINLCGALAQAELAGMFPHAGGVYIFLREAYGRMWGFLWCWGEFWVMRSGAIAALATALGITLVQLLQDVGWLAADADAPTMRKLVAIGAIAGLAVVNAIGTRWGGAVQNVTTVIKASFLVFLAVLPFMAAREHSLAGEPLWPPELKMSLLTGIGSALAGIMWAYDGWGQVTVIAEEIRNPQRNVPLALGGGVLLLIVLYTGANLGYHLTLPSSQIAAAEVPAVAVTQALLGQFGARLVLSMILVSVFGALNSNVLVGPRVLFAVARDHEFLRWWRRISRRGTPAVAIATLSAWSIVLILAGDAQRLVTGVAGKPLFDVLTEYAIFGGSLFYFAAVAAVYVMRWRRPDAPRPYCCWGYPIVPAIFLAFYVFFLASMVAASPWQCLSGLTLIALGLGVYLLLGAKSQSR, encoded by the coding sequence ATGACACGCCCCGCCAAAGCGAACGCGCCGCCGCCAATCGAAACCTTGCCAGCCGTGCTCGGCTTCTTCTCGGCGCTGACCATCGTGGTGGGGGAGGTGATTGGCTCGGGGGTGTTTTTCAAGCCGCGGATCATCGCCCAGGACACGGGGGGCTATGTCGGGTTGATCCTGTCGTTGTGGGTGGTGTGCGGGCTTATCAATTTGTGCGGCGCGCTGGCGCAAGCGGAACTGGCCGGCATGTTTCCGCACGCGGGGGGCGTCTACATCTTTCTGCGCGAAGCCTATGGCCGCATGTGGGGATTCTTGTGGTGCTGGGGTGAGTTCTGGGTGATGCGCAGCGGCGCCATCGCGGCGCTGGCCACGGCGCTGGGCATCACGCTGGTGCAACTGTTGCAGGACGTGGGCTGGCTGGCGGCCGATGCCGACGCCCCGACCATGAGAAAGCTGGTGGCGATCGGCGCCATTGCGGGGCTTGCCGTAGTGAACGCGATTGGCACGCGGTGGGGAGGCGCGGTGCAGAACGTGACCACGGTGATCAAGGCGAGCTTTTTGGTGTTTCTGGCGGTGCTGCCATTCATGGCGGCCCGCGAACATTCTCTAGCCGGAGAACCACTGTGGCCGCCCGAATTGAAGATGAGCCTGCTGACCGGAATCGGCAGCGCGCTGGCCGGCATCATGTGGGCCTACGACGGCTGGGGACAGGTGACAGTGATCGCCGAGGAGATTCGCAACCCGCAGCGCAACGTGCCGCTGGCGCTGGGGGGCGGCGTGCTGCTATTGATCGTGCTCTACACCGGGGCGAATCTGGGCTACCACCTGACATTGCCCAGCTCGCAAATCGCCGCCGCCGAGGTGCCGGCGGTCGCGGTGACGCAGGCGCTGCTGGGCCAGTTTGGCGCGCGATTGGTGTTGTCGATGATTCTGGTGTCGGTCTTTGGAGCGCTCAATTCCAACGTGCTGGTCGGCCCGCGGGTGCTGTTCGCGGTGGCGCGCGATCACGAGTTCTTGCGTTGGTGGCGGCGCATCAGCCGGCGCGGCACTCCGGCCGTGGCGATCGCCACGCTTTCGGCGTGGTCGATTGTGTTGATCCTGGCGGGGGACGCGCAAAGGTTGGTGACTGGCGTCGCGGGCAAGCCATTGTTCGACGTGCTGACCGAGTACGCCATTTTTGGCGGCTCGCTGTTCTACTTCGCCGCGGTGGCGGCGGTGTACGTCATGCGTTGGCGGCGCCCCGACGCGCCGCGCCCCTATTGCTGCTGGGGCTACCCGATCGTGCCAGCGATCTTTCTGGCGTTCTATGTGTTCTTTTTGGCGAGCATGGTGGCGGCCTCGCCGTGGCAATGCCTCAGCGGGCTCACGCTGATCGCGCTGGGGCTAGGCGTTTACTTGTTGCTTGGCGCCAAATCGCAGAGTCGCTAG
- a CDS encoding class I SAM-dependent methyltransferase, producing the protein MPHQHEPAYRDDLAYIHDAGFGRFAEAAAQELLARLRGAKHESGLVIELGCGSGILSERIAAAGYSVLGFDISAAMVALAKQRVPGGEFRHESFLTAKLPPCVAVAAVGEVFNYLFDRGHTDARLWKFFARVQQALLPGGLFQFDVAGPGRAGPTGRTHAATEQADWACLYAAEEDRNRRRLTREITTFRRVGELYRRDHETHRLRLYPAVEVVRQLKLSGFATRRLPGYAGLPMPAGWNTFLAIKKRAVPKRGIRDK; encoded by the coding sequence ATGCCCCACCAACACGAGCCTGCGTACCGCGACGATTTGGCGTATATCCACGACGCTGGATTTGGCCGGTTCGCGGAAGCGGCGGCCCAGGAACTGCTCGCGCGTTTGCGCGGCGCCAAGCACGAATCGGGGCTAGTGATCGAACTCGGCTGCGGCAGCGGCATCCTCAGCGAGCGGATCGCCGCGGCGGGCTACTCTGTACTTGGCTTTGACATTTCGGCCGCGATGGTGGCCTTGGCCAAGCAACGCGTGCCGGGCGGGGAGTTTCGGCACGAGTCGTTCTTGACCGCCAAGTTGCCGCCGTGCGTGGCAGTGGCGGCCGTGGGAGAGGTGTTCAATTATCTTTTCGACAGGGGCCATACCGACGCGCGGCTGTGGAAATTCTTTGCGCGGGTCCAGCAGGCGCTGTTGCCCGGCGGTTTATTTCAGTTCGACGTGGCAGGACCTGGCCGGGCAGGACCAACCGGAAGAACTCACGCCGCCACCGAACAAGCCGACTGGGCCTGTCTGTATGCGGCCGAGGAAGATCGCAACAGGCGGCGGCTGACGCGAGAAATCACGACATTTCGGCGTGTGGGCGAGCTATACCGCCGGGACCACGAAACCCACCGATTACGGCTCTATCCGGCCGTGGAAGTCGTTCGCCAATTGAAGCTATCCGGATTTGCGACGCGTCGCTTGCCCGGCTATGCCGGACTGCCAATGCCGGCCGGTTGGAACACCTTTTTGGCGATCAAAAAAAGGGCCGTCCCCAAAAGGGGAATCCGCGACAAGTAA
- the infA gene encoding translation initiation factor IF-1, whose translation MAQKEEALEVEGIVSQALANTRFRVKIEGGHEVIAHVAGKMRKNFIRIVPGDKVRVELSPYDLTKGRITFRER comes from the coding sequence ATGGCGCAAAAAGAAGAAGCTCTCGAAGTAGAAGGCATTGTTTCCCAGGCACTGGCGAACACGCGGTTTCGCGTGAAGATCGAAGGCGGACACGAGGTGATCGCGCATGTGGCGGGCAAGATGCGCAAGAATTTCATTCGCATCGTGCCCGGCGACAAGGTGCGCGTCGAGCTCTCGCCGTACGACCTGACCAAGGGTCGGATCACATTCCGCGAGCGGTAG
- a CDS encoding FtsX-like permease family protein, with the protein MSLARYSLRELRGRPVRALLTLLGISIGVAAIVAIWLTVGTTRSAYREMFTTLAGRAELEIVAEGSGRFDAEEVATLARVPGVRALVPNVQSHTALATGNGVVGVLLLGIDPRLDQLARDYTFAEGRQVAGDDEIVLQAGFARDSGLKLGDRVRLLSPRGSREATIVGLLAAQGAAAIAGGNVVFVTLSAGRAMHGFSEQEANSLAVVLDEGASVERVEQALAATLPIGLRAQRPASRSRLAQDSLLSTEQGLSAMSAVSLVAGAFVVLNTFLMNLSERRRQMAILRAIGATRRQVVRMVLVEALVLGLAGTALGTAAGVLLSMALTAAVQKVIGAPLPELRLTPWPFVLALVVGPVMSLAATYLPARQAASRSILTGLLQLDDESAGAARRWPALLGVILVAVDGALIVTVLSGRISAEQLTTLLPLVMGGCLVACVLLMPLVVRPLTRLAAWLLHPWTGLEGKLAQRQLTRRPTRTALTLGVLFIAIVVALSMGHSLINNVQDVQEWTRRTITSDFLVRSVMPDTGLLAAAGMPPNLGESMARLPGVARVGALNFVTVRIGEARALLLARDQSVDGPLSLDLVAGDEADVRARLLAGEAVVGTLLARRLNVAPGDTIELATRQGPRTVRVAALTTEYTVGGMALYMERAAVSEWLPLRAVDVFMVVTRPGQAKSLGVELKQFCESRNLMLQSQQDFRVMLDRMMSGVLGSLWLLMALVFVVASLGVVNTLTMNALEQTREFGVLRAIGMQRRQARKMVISEALTLSLASALPGAVVGMALAWLVNRAVYPLMGHPVDFQIEWWFVAACLASAVVISLLASLLPARRVAGLNVVSALQYE; encoded by the coding sequence ATGAGCCTGGCGCGGTATTCGCTGCGCGAGTTGCGCGGTCGACCGGTGCGCGCGCTGTTGACGCTGCTGGGCATCTCGATCGGCGTGGCGGCGATTGTGGCGATTTGGCTCACGGTGGGGACCACGCGATCGGCCTATCGCGAGATGTTCACTACGCTGGCCGGACGGGCCGAACTGGAGATCGTGGCCGAGGGGTCGGGGCGATTCGACGCCGAAGAGGTCGCCACGCTGGCGCGCGTGCCTGGCGTGCGGGCGCTGGTCCCCAACGTGCAGAGCCACACGGCGCTGGCCACCGGCAACGGCGTGGTGGGGGTGTTGCTGCTAGGCATCGATCCGCGGCTCGATCAATTGGCCCGCGACTACACGTTTGCGGAGGGACGGCAGGTCGCCGGCGACGACGAGATTGTGTTGCAAGCGGGCTTTGCTCGCGACAGTGGATTGAAGCTAGGAGATCGCGTTCGCCTGCTGTCGCCACGCGGCTCGCGAGAAGCGACCATCGTTGGGCTATTGGCGGCCCAGGGAGCGGCGGCCATCGCCGGAGGCAACGTAGTTTTTGTGACCCTCTCGGCAGGCCGCGCCATGCATGGCTTCTCGGAGCAGGAGGCGAACTCGCTGGCGGTCGTGCTCGACGAGGGTGCGTCGGTCGAGCGGGTGGAACAAGCCTTGGCGGCGACGCTGCCGATTGGCTTGCGAGCACAGCGCCCGGCGTCGCGCAGCCGACTGGCGCAAGACAGCCTGTTGAGCACCGAGCAAGGTTTGTCGGCGATGAGCGCGGTGTCGCTAGTGGCCGGCGCATTCGTGGTGCTCAACACCTTCTTGATGAACCTGAGCGAGCGCCGCCGGCAGATGGCGATTTTGCGAGCGATTGGCGCCACAAGGCGACAGGTGGTGCGCATGGTGCTCGTCGAGGCGCTGGTGCTAGGTCTAGCCGGCACCGCGCTGGGGACCGCCGCAGGGGTGTTGCTTTCGATGGCGCTGACCGCCGCGGTGCAAAAGGTGATCGGGGCGCCGCTGCCCGAGTTACGGTTGACGCCGTGGCCGTTTGTGCTGGCGCTGGTGGTGGGGCCGGTGATGTCGCTGGCGGCCACCTACCTGCCGGCGCGGCAAGCGGCGTCGCGCTCGATTCTGACAGGGCTGTTGCAACTGGACGACGAATCGGCCGGCGCCGCGCGCCGCTGGCCAGCGCTATTGGGCGTGATACTGGTGGCCGTGGACGGCGCGCTGATCGTCACGGTGCTAAGCGGACGAATCAGCGCCGAGCAACTCACCACGCTGTTGCCGCTGGTCATGGGGGGGTGCCTGGTGGCGTGCGTGCTCTTGATGCCACTGGTCGTCCGGCCACTGACTCGCCTGGCCGCGTGGCTGCTGCATCCCTGGACTGGTTTGGAGGGCAAGCTCGCGCAGCGGCAATTGACTCGTCGGCCAACACGTACGGCGCTAACTTTGGGGGTGCTATTCATCGCCATCGTCGTGGCGCTGAGCATGGGACACTCGCTCATCAACAACGTGCAGGACGTGCAAGAGTGGACGCGGCGGACCATCACCAGCGATTTTCTGGTGCGCAGCGTCATGCCCGACACGGGGCTGTTGGCCGCGGCGGGCATGCCGCCCAACCTGGGAGAGTCGATGGCTCGGCTGCCGGGGGTGGCGCGCGTCGGCGCGCTCAACTTTGTGACCGTGCGGATCGGCGAAGCGCGAGCGCTATTGTTGGCGCGCGATCAATCGGTCGACGGTCCGCTGTCGCTCGACCTGGTGGCGGGCGACGAAGCCGACGTGCGCGCGCGGCTATTGGCCGGCGAGGCGGTGGTGGGCACCTTGCTCGCGCGGCGGCTGAACGTGGCGCCGGGCGACACGATCGAACTGGCGACGCGGCAAGGACCGCGAACAGTGCGCGTGGCGGCGCTCACCACCGAGTACACCGTGGGGGGCATGGCGCTCTACATGGAGCGCGCCGCGGTGAGCGAGTGGCTACCTTTGCGGGCGGTGGACGTGTTCATGGTCGTGACACGGCCGGGGCAGGCAAAGTCGCTTGGCGTCGAGCTAAAGCAATTTTGCGAGTCGCGCAATCTCATGTTGCAATCGCAGCAAGATTTTCGCGTGATGCTCGATCGGATGATGTCGGGGGTGCTCGGCTCGCTGTGGCTGTTGATGGCGCTGGTGTTTGTGGTGGCGTCGTTGGGGGTGGTCAACACGCTGACGATGAACGCCTTGGAGCAGACGCGCGAGTTTGGCGTGCTGCGGGCGATTGGGATGCAGCGCCGCCAAGCGCGCAAAATGGTGATCTCCGAGGCGTTGACCTTGTCCCTGGCCAGCGCGCTGCCGGGGGCCGTGGTGGGCATGGCGCTTGCCTGGCTGGTGAATCGAGCGGTGTACCCGCTGATGGGGCATCCGGTCGATTTTCAGATCGAATGGTGGTTTGTGGCCGCGTGTCTCGCTTCGGCGGTGGTGATCTCGCTGTTGGCGAGCCTGTTGCCGGCGCGGCGGGTGGCGGGGCTCAACGTGGTCAGCGCGCTGCAATACGAATGA
- a CDS encoding ABC transporter ATP-binding protein, producing MEQSNIAALETRNVAKTFGEGDGAVEALRGVDLTVAPGEFVAVMGPSGSGKSTLLHVVSGLEPPSSGQVFIGGEELGQLTDDALTLIRRRRVGFVFQAFNLLDVLSAVENVSLPLVIDGVAEREAERRAREALEQVGLARRAGHRPKQMSGGEQQRVAIARALVTRPVALLADEPTGNLDSASGLAVMRILRQLADRDGQAIFMVTHNPQHAALADRLIVLRDGLIVEERRQEQPQAAEEATP from the coding sequence TTGGAACAATCGAACATCGCGGCGCTCGAAACACGAAACGTCGCCAAGACATTTGGCGAAGGCGATGGCGCCGTCGAGGCGTTGCGCGGCGTCGATTTGACGGTGGCGCCGGGCGAGTTTGTCGCCGTGATGGGCCCCTCGGGGTCGGGCAAGAGCACCTTGCTGCACGTCGTCAGCGGACTGGAGCCGCCTAGCTCGGGGCAGGTGTTCATTGGTGGGGAGGAACTTGGTCAGTTAACCGACGACGCCTTGACGCTGATCCGCCGCCGACGAGTGGGCTTTGTGTTTCAGGCGTTCAACCTGTTGGATGTGCTGAGCGCCGTCGAAAACGTGTCGCTGCCGTTGGTGATCGACGGTGTGGCCGAACGAGAGGCCGAGCGCCGCGCGCGTGAAGCTCTCGAGCAGGTCGGGCTGGCGCGCCGCGCTGGCCATCGACCGAAGCAAATGTCGGGAGGCGAACAGCAGCGCGTGGCCATTGCCCGCGCGCTGGTCACGCGGCCCGTGGCGCTATTGGCCGACGAACCAACGGGCAACCTGGACAGCGCTAGCGGCCTGGCGGTGATGCGCATCTTGCGGCAATTGGCCGATCGTGATGGTCAGGCGATCTTCATGGTCACGCACAATCCGCAGCATGCGGCGCTGGCCGATCGGCTGATCGTGCTGCGCGACGGATTGATTGTCGAAGAGCGGCGCCAAGAGCAGCCGCAGGCCGCCGAGGAAGCGACCCCATGA
- a CDS encoding YihY/virulence factor BrkB family protein: MVIQPIWFFWRVVQGATFEWIEDKAPRMAAALAFYTVFSLTPIVLIAIAIGDMFYEREMVLNHALEEARFLIGAAGVDAIRLLIEHAPRGQANPWIALVGLATMFFAATGAFTELKDSLDTIWEVRPKPGLGIWDMVRNRFLSFALVLVLGFLLLVSLVASAMLTAASNSVLSFVSDRVLLLHLGNAAVSMLVITLLFALIFKVLPDAEVFWQDVWLGAVVTAVMFGVGKSLFGLYLGHSAIASNYGAAGSLVIVTLWTYYTSLIILFGAEMTQVQAKLRGHEIVPTAKAVRLTEHERVQQGIPHDAVVRESVREQEQAEQEPDRA, from the coding sequence ATGGTGATTCAGCCCATTTGGTTCTTCTGGCGCGTGGTCCAAGGCGCCACGTTCGAATGGATCGAAGACAAGGCCCCGCGGATGGCCGCCGCGCTTGCCTTTTACACCGTTTTCTCGCTGACTCCCATCGTGCTCATCGCCATCGCGATCGGCGACATGTTCTACGAACGCGAGATGGTCTTGAATCACGCCCTGGAAGAAGCCCGCTTTTTGATCGGCGCCGCCGGGGTCGACGCCATTCGGCTCTTGATCGAGCACGCGCCGCGCGGTCAGGCCAATCCCTGGATCGCCCTGGTGGGCCTGGCGACCATGTTTTTCGCCGCCACCGGCGCCTTCACCGAACTAAAAGACTCCCTCGACACCATCTGGGAGGTGCGACCCAAGCCGGGGCTTGGCATCTGGGACATGGTCCGCAATCGGTTCCTGTCGTTCGCGCTGGTGCTGGTGCTGGGATTTCTCTTGCTGGTGTCGCTGGTCGCCAGCGCCATGCTCACCGCGGCCAGCAACAGCGTTTTGTCGTTCGTTTCCGATCGAGTGCTGCTCTTGCACCTGGGCAATGCCGCCGTCTCGATGCTGGTGATCACGCTGCTCTTCGCGCTGATCTTCAAGGTGCTGCCAGACGCGGAGGTTTTCTGGCAAGATGTCTGGCTCGGAGCGGTCGTCACCGCGGTCATGTTTGGTGTCGGCAAGTCGCTCTTTGGCCTGTACCTCGGGCACAGCGCCATCGCGTCCAACTACGGCGCCGCCGGCTCACTGGTGATTGTCACGCTATGGACCTATTACACGTCGCTCATCATTCTGTTTGGCGCCGAAATGACGCAAGTGCAGGCCAAGCTGCGCGGCCACGAGATTGTGCCGACTGCCAAGGCGGTGCGACTGACTGAGCACGAGCGCGTGCAACAAGGCATCCCGCACGATGCGGTCGTGCGAGAATCGGTTCGCGAGCAAGAGCAAGCCGAACAAGAACCCGATCGGGCCTAG
- a CDS encoding GTPase domain-containing protein — translation MSGNFANWAVQVRRLNAALTELAPLAEAIGVPAPACSDRPADREWHELLAHKLMPQLAGDPWLVAAVVGGTNIGKSLIFNHLAGEDASAVSPLAAGTKHPVCLCPPGFDDPATLERLFAGFELEPWHASADALQDSARDLLFWRVGKNVPQRLLLLDTPDIDSDRQVNWRRADGVRHVADVLVAVLTQQKYNDAAVKQFFRKVAEADKPVIVVFNQCDLEGDREYWPHWLETFCESIGGRPDLVYVVPYDRQGARERRLPFYEVGSRADAPLGQPVSLRDDLASLKFDEIKIRTFRGAIQKVLDPRAGAPAYLARIRHSSGQFDAALRALSTTEMARVDWPTLPAEILVGEIRDWWDTHRSEWARRVHGFYRTLGRGVTWPVRTAWSALNPPGVDPLEDFRRRERHAILLAVQKLLDELKRLSEVGNDTLRPRLAHLLRGEARAELLAHVERSHAQLQPVDDHYRQFLRAELDAWSQDNPSSVAFLRSLDHVLAIARPAITVSLVVSGWVLAGGIVHEAALQAATHTATELATEAALTGGIAGGGEAIVDATSSRMRIAAARLFTRLQTRYTQERAQWLATWLEQELLGSLLTELKDGARLSDSDAFRQVEAALAELGAPQPIAESVA, via the coding sequence ATGAGCGGCAACTTCGCAAATTGGGCAGTTCAGGTACGCCGGCTGAACGCCGCGCTCACCGAGCTTGCGCCCCTGGCAGAGGCCATCGGCGTCCCCGCCCCGGCGTGCTCCGATCGCCCCGCCGATCGCGAATGGCACGAACTGCTCGCCCACAAGTTGATGCCGCAGCTTGCCGGCGATCCCTGGCTGGTGGCGGCCGTGGTCGGCGGCACCAATATCGGCAAGTCGCTCATCTTCAATCACCTGGCAGGCGAAGACGCCAGCGCCGTCAGCCCGCTGGCCGCCGGCACCAAGCACCCGGTCTGCTTATGTCCGCCCGGCTTCGACGACCCGGCGACTTTGGAGCGGCTCTTTGCCGGCTTTGAACTGGAGCCGTGGCACGCCAGCGCCGACGCGCTGCAAGACAGCGCGCGCGACCTGCTGTTCTGGCGTGTGGGCAAGAACGTTCCGCAGCGCCTGCTGCTGCTCGATACGCCCGACATCGATTCCGATCGTCAGGTCAACTGGCGCCGCGCCGACGGCGTGCGCCACGTGGCCGATGTGCTGGTGGCCGTGCTCACGCAGCAAAAATACAACGACGCCGCGGTCAAGCAGTTCTTTCGCAAGGTGGCCGAGGCCGACAAACCGGTGATCGTGGTCTTCAACCAATGCGACCTGGAAGGGGACCGCGAATACTGGCCCCATTGGCTGGAGACATTCTGCGAGTCGATCGGCGGGCGCCCCGATCTGGTGTATGTCGTGCCGTACGACCGGCAAGGCGCCCGCGAGCGCCGTCTGCCGTTTTATGAAGTTGGCTCGCGGGCAGACGCGCCGCTGGGCCAACCCGTTTCGCTGCGCGACGATCTGGCCAGCCTCAAGTTCGACGAGATCAAGATTCGCACCTTTCGCGGCGCGATCCAAAAGGTGCTCGACCCGCGCGCCGGCGCCCCTGCCTATCTGGCTCGCATTCGCCATTCGAGCGGCCAGTTCGACGCCGCGCTGCGCGCCCTATCGACCACCGAGATGGCCCGCGTTGATTGGCCCACGCTACCGGCCGAAATTCTGGTGGGCGAAATTCGCGATTGGTGGGATACCCACCGCAGCGAGTGGGCCCGGCGAGTACACGGCTTCTATCGCACGCTGGGGCGCGGCGTCACCTGGCCGGTGCGCACCGCCTGGAGCGCGCTCAATCCCCCCGGCGTCGATCCGCTGGAGGATTTCCGTCGCCGCGAGCGGCACGCCATCTTGCTGGCCGTGCAAAAGCTGCTCGACGAACTGAAGCGCCTCTCTGAAGTGGGCAACGACACCCTGCGCCCACGTCTGGCGCATCTGTTGCGCGGCGAAGCGCGCGCGGAGCTACTGGCCCACGTCGAGCGCAGTCACGCCCAATTGCAGCCGGTCGACGATCACTACCGCCAGTTCCTCCGCGCCGAGCTGGACGCCTGGAGCCAGGACAACCCCAGCTCCGTGGCGTTTCTGCGCTCGCTCGACCATGTGCTCGCCATCGCGCGGCCGGCCATCACTGTTTCGCTCGTGGTCAGCGGCTGGGTGCTGGCTGGTGGCATCGTTCACGAGGCGGCGTTGCAGGCCGCCACGCACACCGCCACCGAGCTGGCGACCGAGGCCGCATTGACGGGCGGCATCGCCGGCGGTGGCGAGGCGATTGTCGACGCCACCAGCTCGCGCATGCGCATCGCCGCCGCGCGACTCTTCACGCGCCTGCAAACGCGCTATACGCAAGAGCGCGCCCAGTGGCTCGCCACCTGGCTCGAACAAGAACTGTTGGGCAGCCTGCTCACCGAGCTAAAAGACGGCGCCCGACTCAGCGACTCCGACGCCTTTCGCCAGGTCGAAGCGGCGCTGGCCGAACTCGGCGCCCCCCAACCAATCGCCGAATCGGTCGCCTAA